Proteins encoded in a region of the Candidatus Nitrosomarinus catalina genome:
- a CDS encoding glycosyltransferase family 4 protein, with the protein MQILFMVFHFPPISGGGVVVIVELANKFAELGHDVTILTPDLEWKGEKYEPQLNKKIIVEKVQTPFRSNLKIAARRCQDNMEKKGIELGKQNNYDFILSIFHPFHLVPKAAVACGKELQKPVLIKIDDAIYEKAKGIKKIQRGIEKMYNSKTLQNADKVLVMNEFTKKLVNEYYSVSKNRISIVTNGTDLKKFYNTRENNRRVIFSGAMYHHRGVDVLIDCASKVIDEINDVEFLLLGDGPEITKLQEFVTKNNLSKNIIFKGWVQREEIPKFLAKSSIGIGPLRSTDVTKGALPIKVLEYMASSLPVLAMKGTLPEDILKDEVNGYVVKNPKELAQKIIHILKNDDLQNKMGKNSNEMVQKFDWKNVAESIINEYQLINF; encoded by the coding sequence GTGCAAATTCTCTTTATGGTATTTCATTTTCCACCCATAAGTGGAGGGGGAGTTGTAGTAATTGTGGAATTAGCAAATAAATTTGCAGAACTTGGTCATGATGTAACCATTTTAACACCAGATTTAGAATGGAAAGGTGAGAAATATGAGCCTCAATTAAATAAAAAAATAATTGTAGAAAAAGTTCAAACACCATTTAGATCAAATTTAAAAATTGCAGCTAGAAGATGTCAAGATAATATGGAAAAAAAAGGAATTGAATTGGGTAAACAAAATAATTATGATTTTATTTTATCAATTTTTCATCCATTTCATTTAGTGCCCAAAGCAGCAGTAGCATGTGGAAAAGAATTGCAAAAACCAGTTTTAATAAAAATTGATGATGCAATTTATGAAAAAGCTAAAGGAATAAAAAAAATTCAAAGAGGAATTGAAAAAATGTATAATTCAAAAACTTTACAAAATGCAGATAAAGTATTAGTTATGAATGAATTTACAAAAAAATTAGTTAACGAGTATTATAGTGTATCAAAGAATAGAATTTCTATTGTAACTAATGGAACAGATTTAAAAAAATTTTATAATACTAGAGAAAATAATAGAAGAGTAATATTTTCGGGTGCAATGTATCACCATAGAGGAGTAGATGTTTTGATAGATTGTGCATCAAAAGTAATTGATGAGATTAATGATGTGGAATTCCTGCTATTGGGAGACGGACCAGAAATTACAAAATTACAAGAATTTGTTACTAAAAACAATCTTTCAAAAAATATTATTTTTAAAGGATGGGTTCAACGAGAAGAGATTCCCAAATTTCTAGCTAAAAGTTCTATCGGAATTGGACCTTTGAGAAGTACGGATGTAACAAAAGGGGCATTGCCGATCAAAGTCCTGGAATACATGGCATCATCTTTACCAGTTTTAGCCATGAAAGGAACACTTCCTGAGGATATTTTGAAAGATGAGGTTAATGGATATGTTGTAAAAAATCCTAAGGAATTAGCGCAAAAGATTATTCATATATTAAAAAATGATGATTTACAAAATAAAATGGGCAAAAATTCAAATGAAATGGTTCAAAAATTTGATTGGAAGAATGTTGCTGAATCAATAATTAATGAATATCAATTAATTAATTTTTAG
- a CDS encoding nucleotide sugar dehydrogenase, whose protein sequence is MSLINTKKEIQEKSILIEIYGLGYVGFPLTVRLATANFKVIGIDLNEERITRLKNNELMDSEIHLEDEYRKCRQQKNIELQTKPMKSLIPKIGIICVPTPIPNENIKSDVFVKSAVESFLENAKTGDVIILESSVEVGTTEKIEKVIESKGYKVGKDFGLCICPERIDPANKEWGIENIPRVIYCSDELSFEISKKIYQHINKGNLLKVDSPKIAEVVKSFENTFRLVNISLVNELAMLCDKLKINVKDVIDAAATKPFGFMPHYPGAGAGGHCIPKDPRFLLESAKKFQTNFVTIENALKINLQMPNYIANSVEKSLSQKGFEKSVIICGLSYKSNVEDMRDSASFKIISDLKKKDFKVFGYDPYFSDESIEKYLIENNLNELNFEKIENLNNEKLKGISCLCIVQHHDIVKERISEIYRQGIIPLIYDCQHKISKESNSKSILEFLGE, encoded by the coding sequence ATGTCATTAATAAATACAAAAAAAGAAATTCAGGAAAAATCAATATTGATAGAAATTTATGGTTTAGGTTATGTAGGATTTCCACTCACAGTTAGATTAGCAACAGCAAATTTTAAAGTAATTGGAATAGATCTTAATGAAGAAAGAATTACTAGATTAAAAAATAATGAATTGATGGATTCAGAAATACATTTGGAAGACGAGTATAGAAAATGTAGACAGCAAAAAAATATTGAATTACAAACAAAACCAATGAAATCATTAATTCCCAAAATAGGAATAATATGTGTTCCAACACCAATTCCAAATGAAAACATCAAGTCAGATGTTTTTGTAAAATCAGCTGTAGAATCTTTTCTTGAAAATGCAAAAACAGGAGATGTAATTATTCTAGAAAGTAGTGTGGAAGTTGGAACGACAGAAAAAATAGAAAAAGTTATTGAATCAAAAGGCTATAAAGTTGGAAAAGATTTTGGTCTTTGTATTTGTCCTGAACGTATAGATCCAGCAAATAAAGAATGGGGAATTGAAAATATTCCTAGAGTTATTTATTGTTCTGATGAATTAAGTTTTGAAATATCTAAAAAAATTTATCAACATATCAACAAAGGAAATTTATTAAAAGTAGACTCACCAAAAATTGCAGAAGTTGTAAAGTCATTTGAAAATACATTCCGTCTTGTAAATATTTCACTAGTGAATGAACTCGCAATGTTATGTGACAAATTAAAAATAAATGTAAAAGATGTCATAGATGCAGCAGCAACTAAACCTTTTGGATTTATGCCACATTATCCTGGAGCTGGAGCAGGTGGTCATTGTATACCTAAAGATCCAAGATTTTTGCTAGAATCAGCTAAAAAGTTTCAAACAAATTTTGTAACAATTGAAAATGCTTTAAAAATTAATTTACAAATGCCAAATTATATTGCAAATAGTGTTGAAAAATCATTATCTCAAAAAGGTTTTGAAAAATCAGTCATAATATGTGGTTTATCGTATAAATCCAATGTAGAAGATATGAGAGATTCTGCTAGTTTTAAAATTATTTCAGATTTAAAAAAGAAAGATTTTAAGGTATTTGGATATGATCCATATTTCAGTGACGAGTCAATTGAAAAATATCTAATAGAAAATAATCTTAATGAATTAAATTTTGAAAAAATAGAAAATCTAAACAATGAAAAGTTAAAAGGAATTTCATGTTTATGTATCGTACAGCATCATGATATCGTTAAAGAACGTATATCAGAAATTTACAGACAAGGTATAATTCCTTTAATCTATGATTGTCAACACAAAATTTCAAAAGAATCTAACTCTAAATCAATTTTAGAGTTTTTAGGTGAATAA
- a CDS encoding lipid II:glycine glycyltransferase FemX codes for MTFKVTISTEIPEFWDDNLLKHNSSTAYQLSVWGKIYQKSYNSIPFFLQVTRNDELLSQLMVLLHNDYLWKNVNFLSNVIGNKLKIKNSLGWIYGPIIHDSENHKEIMELLLNSLDTIAKENNVNYIRGTIPPNFDISTESIFEKSGYSSTPWTTHVINLKQDEDSIYSQLDKKTRYDIRKSEKNKLKFEIGDNFNSLLAFDNMKQNSKNVITDNSDLQKNRWDYLYNTSNGKLFLAKLENNYIGSISSLTFNKNIVQHGVTNIKQNLLGGTFLTWNLIKWGIKNNFNTLDLGGINPNPQNNKEKQISFYKSKWGGKNFKYNIYTKIFDNTRHKISTILQNPNKVKNFLKSN; via the coding sequence ATGACATTTAAAGTAACAATATCTACTGAAATCCCAGAATTTTGGGATGATAATTTATTGAAACATAATTCATCAACAGCATATCAGTTATCTGTATGGGGAAAAATCTATCAAAAATCTTATAATTCAATTCCATTTTTTTTACAAGTTACACGTAATGATGAATTATTATCTCAACTAATGGTATTATTACATAATGATTATCTTTGGAAAAATGTAAATTTTTTATCTAATGTTATAGGAAATAAATTAAAAATTAAAAATTCTTTAGGTTGGATTTATGGACCAATTATACATGATTCAGAAAATCATAAGGAAATAATGGAGTTATTACTTAATTCGTTAGATACTATTGCCAAAGAAAATAATGTTAATTATATACGAGGAACAATTCCTCCAAATTTTGACATATCCACAGAATCTATTTTTGAAAAATCTGGTTATTCTAGTACTCCCTGGACTACTCATGTTATTAATTTAAAACAAGATGAAGATTCGATTTATTCTCAATTAGATAAAAAAACAAGATATGATATTAGAAAATCTGAAAAAAATAAATTAAAATTTGAAATTGGTGACAATTTTAATTCACTTTTAGCATTTGATAACATGAAACAAAATTCAAAAAATGTAATTACAGATAATAGTGATTTACAAAAAAATAGATGGGATTATCTTTACAATACTAGTAATGGGAAATTATTTTTAGCTAAACTTGAAAATAATTATATTGGAAGTATTTCTTCTTTAACATTTAATAAAAATATAGTACAACATGGTGTCACAAATATAAAACAAAATCTTTTGGGTGGTACTTTTTTAACTTGGAATTTAATAAAATGGGGTATTAAAAATAATTTCAATACTCTGGATTTAGGTGGAATTAATCCAAATCCTCAAAATAATAAAGAAAAACAAATTTCTTTCTATAAATCAAAATGGGGAGGAAAAAATTTTAAATATAATATTTATACAAAGATTTTTGATAACACTAGGCATAAAATATCTACTATTTTACAAAATCCAAATAAGGTAAAAAACTTCTTAAAATCTAATTAG
- a CDS encoding glycosyltransferase: MNLKLCVFSNDPIISYFNKGEIKSRYFNPGNIFDEIHIITFIDDDIDSSKVKMLAGNATLKIYSMGNLNTLNLKNKKEKILDLVKEINPDVIRAYNSKLEGWLAAYCSKKLCKPFFVSIHAQYDGYRKLMRKKNFSKYLILQYSRKFIEPFVLKNADKITGVYKIIESYIYDIIKQQPEILYNKIELDRFKPKQKRIFNKKPIILSVSRLTSQKNHHIIIQAIKNLDVHLQIIGDGELLYPLQKLVKELSVENKVSFIKSVNNNEIQTYYQSADIFALAYDPKIEGVPIPVLEALASGMPIVIPEPEQGYSDGLEDAALFAKLESDSFKEQFIKIIDDEECREILCVNAIKKSRHFDTNNIENREKEIYQELIDTNNTRI, from the coding sequence TTGAATTTAAAATTATGTGTATTTTCAAACGATCCAATTATTTCATATTTTAATAAAGGTGAAATTAAATCAAGATATTTTAATCCAGGAAATATTTTTGATGAAATACATATAATTACTTTCATTGACGATGATATTGACTCTTCAAAAGTTAAAATGTTAGCAGGTAATGCAACTTTAAAAATTTATTCTATGGGTAACTTGAATACATTAAATTTAAAAAATAAAAAAGAAAAAATCCTTGATTTGGTTAAAGAAATTAATCCTGATGTAATAAGAGCATATAATTCTAAATTAGAAGGTTGGTTGGCTGCATATTGTAGCAAAAAGCTTTGTAAACCATTTTTTGTTTCTATTCATGCACAATATGATGGTTATAGAAAACTAATGAGAAAGAAAAATTTTAGTAAATATCTTATTTTACAATATTCCAGAAAATTCATAGAACCTTTTGTATTAAAAAATGCTGATAAAATAACAGGTGTGTATAAAATTATTGAATCTTATATTTATGATATAATTAAACAACAACCTGAAATATTATATAATAAAATAGAACTTGATCGTTTTAAACCAAAACAAAAAAGAATTTTTAATAAAAAACCAATAATTTTGAGTGTTAGTAGATTAACTTCACAAAAAAATCATCATATTATTATTCAAGCGATTAAAAATCTTGATGTTCATTTACAAATAATAGGAGATGGGGAACTTTTGTATCCCTTACAAAAATTGGTGAAAGAATTAAGTGTAGAAAATAAAGTGAGTTTTATTAAATCAGTAAATAATAATGAAATTCAAACTTACTACCAATCTGCAGATATTTTTGCATTAGCATATGATCCAAAAATTGAGGGAGTTCCAATACCTGTTTTAGAGGCATTAGCATCTGGAATGCCTATAGTAATACCTGAACCTGAGCAGGGATATTCTGATGGTTTAGAAGATGCTGCACTTTTTGCTAAATTAGAATCTGATTCATTTAAAGAACAATTTATAAAAATTATAGATGATGAAGAATGTAGAGAAATTTTATGTGTAAATGCAATCAAAAAATCTAGACATTTTGATACTAATAATATTGAAAATCGTGAAAAAGAAATCTATCAAGAA